From one Rhodamnia argentea isolate NSW1041297 chromosome 1, ASM2092103v1, whole genome shotgun sequence genomic stretch:
- the LOC115757259 gene encoding peroxisomal membrane protein 13 — MNSNNDAPANGPPPKPWDRAGASSGPAPFKPPSPGSTSDVVEASGTARPGEIVSTTDRTVPANANSIARPVPTRPWEQQSYGNNYGGYGSGLNYNSGYNSGMLGSSLGGYGGSYGGGLYGNGMYRGGYGGLYGGSSLGGGYGGGMYNSGFGGQMGGYGGGYGGGYGVGMGPYGDQDPNNPYGAPPSPPGFWISFLQVMQGVVTFFGRISILIDQNTQAFHMFMSALLQLFDRSGMLYGELARFVLRILGIKTKPRKVHPPGHNGMPGLPNAPPHNAIEGPKAAQSGAWDNVWGGIPSS; from the exons ATGAACTCCAATAACGATGCCCCGG CTAATGGTCCACCTCCCAAGCCATGGGACAGAGCCGGGGCTTCATCGGGTCCTGCACCATTTAAGCCGCCATCGCCTGGAAGCACTAGTGATGTAGTGGAAGCTTCTGGAACAGCAAGACCAGGGGAGATTGTTTCGACGACTGATAGGACTGTCCCTGCTAATGCAAATTCTATTGCCAGGCCGGTTCCCACCAGGCCATGGGAGCAACAATCCTATGGAAACAATTATGGAG GATATGGTTCTGGTCTGAATTATAACTCTGGGTATAATTCGGGAATGCTTGGCTCTTCATTGGGAGGATATGGAGGATCTTATGGGGGTGGATTATATGGAAATGGAATGTACCGAGGAGGTTATGGTGGGTTGTATGGTGGTTCTAGCTTGGGCGGTGGATACGGTGGGGGCATGTATAATAGTGGATTTGGGGGTCAAATGGGTGGTTATGGAGGTGGTTATGGAGGTGGTTATGGTGTTGGCATGGGTCCCTATGGCGATCAAGATCCGAATAACCCTTATGGTGCTCCCCCTTCGCCACCAGGATTTTGGATTTCCTTTCTTCAAGTG ATGCAAGGAGTTGTAACATTTTTTGGCCGCATTTCGATTCTGATAGACCAGAATACCCAGGCATTCCACATGTTTATGTCTGCACTTCTTCAG CTTTTTGATCGATCAGGAATGTTGTATGGCGAGTTAGCTAGATTCGTATTAAGGATCCTGGGAATCAAAACAAAGCCTCGAAAGGTTCATCCACCTGGACACAACGGTATGCCTGGGCTCCCCAATGCTCCCCCTCATAATGCTATTGAGGGTCCGAAAGCAGCTCAAAGTGGCGCATGGGATAATGTATGGGGGGGCATACCCAGTAGTTAA
- the LOC115757263 gene encoding uncharacterized protein At4g08330, chloroplastic-like isoform X2 yields the protein MSLHPADVSYSCGSCGYPLNLTSSNRITSGIGSEYRKSIKKGFISFLSVDLSRFTQVDRVNCFPVAWGRKRLKTKLLCRKCGVHIGYGYGDSQTLCGCDSPNLSTSSYKKFTVKIRALQPSEDC from the exons ATGTCCCTCCACCCCGCTGACGTCTCCTACAg TTGTGGATCCTGTGGTTATCCCTTGAACTTGACATCTTCCAATAGGATTACCTCAGGGATAGGCTCTGAGTATCGCAAGTCGATAAAGAAAGGTTTTATCTCCTTCCTTTCTGTTGACCTCAGTCGCTTCACACAGGTGGACCGAGTAAACTGCTTCCCGGTCGCTTGGGGTCGCAAGCGCCTGAAGACAAAGCTCCTCTGCCGTAAATGCGGGGTTCATATCGGGTACGGCTACGGAGACTCACAGACTCTTTGTGGCTGTGACTCCCCGAACTTGTCCACATCATCTTATAAAAAGTTCACTGTAAAGATTCGAGCTCTGCAACCGTCTGAAGATTGCTGA
- the LOC115757263 gene encoding uncharacterized protein At4g08330, chloroplastic-like isoform X1, with the protein MRRPMWRSISPSAHTGSISRGLEETACGSCGYPLNLTSSNRITSGIGSEYRKSIKKGFISFLSVDLSRFTQVDRVNCFPVAWGRKRLKTKLLCRKCGVHIGYGYGDSQTLCGCDSPNLSTSSYKKFTVKIRALQPSEDC; encoded by the exons ATGCGTCGCCCCATGTGGCGGTCCATCTCGCCCTCAGCGCACACCGGGTCAATCAGCAGAGGGCTTGAAGAGACTGC TTGTGGATCCTGTGGTTATCCCTTGAACTTGACATCTTCCAATAGGATTACCTCAGGGATAGGCTCTGAGTATCGCAAGTCGATAAAGAAAGGTTTTATCTCCTTCCTTTCTGTTGACCTCAGTCGCTTCACACAGGTGGACCGAGTAAACTGCTTCCCGGTCGCTTGGGGTCGCAAGCGCCTGAAGACAAAGCTCCTCTGCCGTAAATGCGGGGTTCATATCGGGTACGGCTACGGAGACTCACAGACTCTTTGTGGCTGTGACTCCCCGAACTTGTCCACATCATCTTATAAAAAGTTCACTGTAAAGATTCGAGCTCTGCAACCGTCTGAAGATTGCTGA
- the LOC115757256 gene encoding F-box/LRR-repeat protein 12, translating into MEDLSGNHTTSIVHLPDDCLIYIFQRLKSSSDRASFGLTCLRWLHIENVCRRSLQFDCSFTLLKLSLSQPHLDVKSFHLDRLLARFQHLQSLSLSGCTELPDSGLTPLRSYGSNIRSLHLDCCFGITDHGLSAVTAGCQSLTVISLYRCNITDVGLETLASGCPDLEKVNLTYCPLISDRGLRALSQGCHNLRAIKISHCGDVTGVGIRGCSPTLIHVDAESCKLDAEGISGIVSGGGLEYLNIGNVNWRVGHDSFVAIGSGFAQRLRILNLRLCRSIGDESVAAIARGCPLLQEWSLALCHGVRTPGWQAIGLHCNYLEKLHANRCRNLCDEGLEALRRGCNKLTVLYIGRGSPVSAVAIEMFKMQRSSVQIKDEEAMCLAPERSASW; encoded by the coding sequence ATGGAAGATCTTTCTGGGAATCATACTACCTCCATTGTGCACCTGCCTGATGATTGcctcatttatatttttcaaaggCTAAAGAGCAGCTCTGATCGTGCATCATTTGGCTTAACGTGTCTTCGCTGGCTCCACATTGAGAATGTTTGCCGTAGATCATTACAATTTGATTGTTCGTTCACCCTGTTGAAGCTTTCCCTATCGCAGCCCCATCTTGACGTCAAGTCTTTCCATCTTGATAGACTACTTGCACGTTTTCAGCATCTGCAGTCTCTATCCCTTTCAGGCTGCACAGAATTACCTGATTCTGGCTTGACCCCTTTGCGATCCTACGGTTCAAATATTCGTAGTCTTCATCTTGACTGCTGTTTTGGTATTACTGATCATGGACTGTCTGCAGTCACTGCTGGCTGTCAATCTCTAACCGTAATCAGTCTTTACCGCTGCAATATTACTGATGTTGGGTTAGAAACTTTGGCTAGTGGTTGCCCAGATCTAGAGAAAGTGAATCTCACATACTGTCCACTAATTAGCGACCGTGGTTTAAGAGCTCTATCACAAGGATGCCACAATCTGAGGGCCATCAAGATATCCCATTGTGGGGATGTAACTGGTGTCGGAATTAGAGGTTGTTCACCAACACTGATACATGTAGATGCCGAATCCTGTAAGCTTGACGCAGAGGGAATATCCGGAATTGTGAGTGGTGGTGGGCTTGAATATCTAAATATTGGCAACGTGAACTGGCGGGTTGGTCATGATAGTTTCGTTGCAATTGGCTCAGGGTTTGCTCAAAGGCTGAGAATTCTTAACCTCCGATTGTGTAGATCTATTGGTGATGAATCTGTTGCAGCAATTGCAAGGGGTTGTCCGTTACTACAGGAGTGGAGCTTGGCATTGTGCCATGGGGTCAGGACGCCGGGATGGCAAGCTATCGGGTTGCACTGTAACTACCTCGAGAAGCTTCACGCGAACCGATGTCGGAATCTATGTGATGAGGGACTTGAGGCACTGAGAAGGGGGTGCAATAAGCTCACTGTTCTTTATATTGGCCGGGGTTCTCCTGTCTCGGCTGTTGCAATAGAAATGTTCAAAATGCAGAGAAGCAGTGTTCAGATCAAGGACGAAGAGGCAATGTGCCTAGCACCTGAGCGGTCAGCTTCATGGTAA
- the LOC115757261 gene encoding GPN-loop GTPase 3, which translates to MGYAQLVIGPAGSGKSTYCSSLYEHCQTIGRTIHVVNLDPAAENFDYPVAMDIRELISLDDVMEELGLGPNGGLMYCMEHLEENLDDWLTEELDNYLDDDYLVFDCPGQIELFSHVPVLRNFVEHLQRKNFNVCAVYLLDSQFITDVTKFISGCMASLSAMVQLELPHVNILSKMDRVKNKRDIDDFLNPEPRVLLSELNQTMAPKFEKLNKVLAELVNEYNMVSFVPLDLRKKSSIQYVLSQIDNCIQYGEDADVKVKDFDPEDD; encoded by the exons ATGGGCTACGCGCAGCTGGTCATCGGCCCTGCTGGCAGTGGCAAG tcaACTTATTGCTCGAGTTTGTATGAACATTGTCAAACTATTGGGCGGACAATACATGTAGTTAACCTAGACCCTGCAGCAGAGAATTTTGACTATCCTGTGGCCATGG ATATCAGGGAACTCATTTCATTGGATGATGTTATGGAGGAGCTTGGATTAGGCCCAAATGGCGGCCTTATGTACTGCATGGA ACATCTTGAAGAAAACCTGGATGATTGGCTCACCGAAGAACTGGAtaactatttggacgatgattATTTAGTATTCGACTGTCCAG GCCAGATAGAACTTTTCTCACACGTGCCAGTGCTTCGGAATTTTGTGGAGCATTTACAGCGTAAGAACTTCAATGTCTGTGCAGTGTACTTGCTCGATTCACAG TTCATCACAGATGTGACCAAATTTATCAGTGGATGCATGGCATCTCTCTCTGCCATGGTTCAACTCGAATTGCCTCATGTAAATATCCTGTCAAAAATGGACCGTGTGAAAAACAAGAGAGATATTGATGA TTTCTTGAATCCGGAGCCTCGGGTGTTGTTGTCCGAGTTGAACCAAACGATGGCCCCTAAGTTTGAGAAGCTCAATAAAGTTTTGGCTGAACTG GTGAATGAATATAACATGGTGAGCTTTGTGCCTCTTGATTTGAGGAAGAAGAGcag CATACAGTATGTACTGTCCCAGATTGACAACTGCATCCAGTATGGGGAAGACGCGGATGTGAAGGTCAAGGATTTTGATCCGGAGGATGACTGA